One region of Ananas comosus cultivar F153 linkage group 9, ASM154086v1, whole genome shotgun sequence genomic DNA includes:
- the LOC109715267 gene encoding uncharacterized protein LOC109715267 isoform X3, translating to MSMRSPLPSHSASRTVVLARLLSNEVARVRVYEVARVRHGLFRFLVLDARLPKRVAPLLARKTESPVDAVVGLDQPSKQEKLRRIKISKANKGNIPWNKGRKHSAETIQKIRVRTKIAMQDPKVKAKLLKLGHPQSKETRTKIGTGVQEGWRRRRKRLSIQENCLYEWNNMIAEASRKGNAGEKELQCDSYDILDKQLMEEWLESVEKRKIMRMSKGSRRAPKSPEQRRKISEAISAKWADPEYRERVCTALANYHGTHAAVERKHRRKANGETIVRKSYVKKKTVRRGGDVEGNAVVEVAAIRKVNSLAAIRKVNVNPSFKDPMASSKFGMIQRIKEQREALKTRRKEAAERVRFLVAEAERAAKALEAASSRSHVAQASLVETRKLLAEAKWYTRRIEDGLLPNQSGIVEPALNFSGSLDFSGSNLEEREKVLDSIRRLLNSNSQSLREFNAGDLLSGKIQQQNVSNKEEVGDHGTIASQPTNGSVKWHEPKADVHEGTDASASCKNGVPYRKHESESDGSESVGTKTKKKWVRGRLVEVQE from the exons ATGTCGATGCGGTCTCCGCTTCCCTCTCATTCCGCCTCTCGTACAGTCGTACTCGCTCGTCTCCTCTCTAATGAAgtagctagggttagggtttatgAAGTAGCTCGGGTTCGCCATGGCCTCTTCCGCTTCTTGGTCCTCGACGCGCGTTTGCCGAAGCGAGTCGCTCCGTTGCTCGCTCGTAAAACAGAATCCCCAGTCGATGCTGTGGTTGGTCTCGATCAACCCTCGAAGCA GGAGAAGTTAAGACGGATAAAGATTTCAAAAGCAAACAAGGGAAATATTCCATGGAACAAAGGCAGGAAACATAGCGCTG AAACAATTCAAAAGATCCGCGTAAGAACTAAAATAGCAATGCAGGACCCCAAG GTCAAAGCTAAGTTGCTGAAGCTGGGACATCCTCAGAG TAAGGAGACAAGGACAAAAATTGGCACAGGAGTGCAAGAGGGGTGGCGTCGACGTCGTAAGAGATTGTCGATTCAGGAGAATTGCTTATATGAATGGAATAACATGATTGCTGAAGCATCAAGGAAGGGGAATGCTGGTGAAAAGGAGTTACAGTGCGATTCATATGATATCTTGGACAAACAATTGATGGAGGAATGGCTGGAAAGCGTTGAGAAGAGGAAAATAATGCGTATGTCCAAAGGCAGCAGGAGAGCACCGAAATCCCCTGAGCAGCGCAGGAAGATTTCTGAGGCTATATCCGCTAAATGGGCTGATCCT GAATATCGTGAACGGGTTTGCACCGCTCTAGCAAATTATCATGGCACACATGCTGCAGTAGAAAGAAAACACAGAAGAAAGGCAAATGGTGAAACCATAGTAAGAAAGAGTTACGTGAAGAAAAAAACTGTGCGTCGTGGAGGGGATGTTGAAGGAAATGCTGTTGTAGAGGTGGCAGCTATTAGAAAGGTGAATTCGCTGGCAGCTATTAGAAAGGTGAATGTGAATCCATCGTTCAAAGATCCAATGGCAAGTTCCAAGTTTGGCATGATACagagaataaaagaacaaagggAAGCATTGAAAACCAGAAGAAAGGAAGCAGCCGAGAGAGTGAG GTTTTTAGTTGCGGAAGCAGAGAGGGCTGCCAAAGCTCTTGAAGCGGCTTCCTCACGAAGCCATGTTGCACAAGCTTCACTTGTGGAGACCAGGAAGCTACTTGCTGAAGCAAAATGGTACACCAGAAGAATTGAAGATGGACTATTGCCAAATCAGAGTGGCATCGTTGAACCGGCATTGAATTTTAGTGGTTCCTTAGATTTTTCAGGAAGTAATttggaagaaagagaaaaagtactagaTTCAATCAGGAGACTACTAAATTCCAACAGCCAATCTTTACGGGAATTCAATGCGGGGGATCTTCTTTCTGGAAAGATCCAACAGCAGAATGTAAGCAATAAAGAGGAAGTTGGAGACCATGGCACAATTGCATCACAACCCACCAATGGGAGTGTAAAGTGGCATGAACCAAAAGCGGACGTCCATGAAGGCACCGATGCTTCCGCTAGTTGCAAAAATGGTGTACCATACAGGAAACATGAATCAGAAAGTGACGGTTCCGAATCAGTTGGTACCAAAACTAAGAAAAAGTGGGTTCGAGGGAGGCTTGTTGAAGTGCAGGAGTGA
- the LOC109715267 gene encoding uncharacterized protein LOC109715267 isoform X2, producing the protein MASSASWSSTRVCRSESLRCSLVKQNPQSMLWLVSINPRSSAPRFRFLSHNTTLNELSLAKKQNFCCPCKSYIEEGSSEEGYTPIMASNSSFPSWEDPNFHSSMLFGSDSNSMVHRPSAYDTPELDDREKLRRIKISKANKGNIPWNKGRKHSAETIQKIRVRTKIAMQDPKVKAKLLKLGHPQSKETRTKIGTGVQEGWRRRRKRLSIQENCLYEWNNMIAEASRKGNAGEKELQCDSYDILDKQLMEEWLESVEKRKIMRMSKGSRRAPKSPEQRRKISEAISAKWADPEYRERVCTALANYHGTHAAVERKHRRKANGETIVRKSYVKKKTVRRGGDVEGNAVVEVAAIRKVNSLAAIRKVNVNPSFKDPMASSKFGMIQRIKEQREALKTRRKEAAERVRFLVAEAERAAKALEAASSRSHVAQASLVETRKLLAEAKWYTRRIEDGLLPNQSGIVEPALNFSGSLDFSGSNLEEREKVLDSIRRLLNSNSQSLREFNAGDLLSGKIQQQNVSNKEEVGDHGTIASQPTNGSVKWHEPKADVHEGTDASASCKNGVPYRKHESESDGSESVGTKTKKKWVRGRLVEVQE; encoded by the exons ATGGCCTCTTCCGCTTCTTGGTCCTCGACGCGCGTTTGCCGAAGCGAGTCGCTCCGTTGCTCGCTCGTAAAACAGAATCCCCAGTCGATGCTGTGGTTGGTCTCGATCAACCCTCGAAGCA GTGCTCCAAGGTTTCGTTTTTTATCACATAATACAACCTTAAATGAACTTTCCTTAGCAAAGAAGCAAAACTTTTGTTGTCCCTGCAAATCTTACATTGAAGAAGGGTCTTCCGAAGAAGGCTATACACCTATAATGGCATCAAACTCCTCATTTCCCAGTTGGGAAGATCCAAATTTTCATTCCAGTATGCTCTTTGGTTCTGATTCTAATTCTATGGTGCATCGACCTTCAGCTTATGACACCCCTGAACTTGATGATAGGGAGAAGTTAAGACGGATAAAGATTTCAAAAGCAAACAAGGGAAATATTCCATGGAACAAAGGCAGGAAACATAGCGCTG AAACAATTCAAAAGATCCGCGTAAGAACTAAAATAGCAATGCAGGACCCCAAG GTCAAAGCTAAGTTGCTGAAGCTGGGACATCCTCAGAG TAAGGAGACAAGGACAAAAATTGGCACAGGAGTGCAAGAGGGGTGGCGTCGACGTCGTAAGAGATTGTCGATTCAGGAGAATTGCTTATATGAATGGAATAACATGATTGCTGAAGCATCAAGGAAGGGGAATGCTGGTGAAAAGGAGTTACAGTGCGATTCATATGATATCTTGGACAAACAATTGATGGAGGAATGGCTGGAAAGCGTTGAGAAGAGGAAAATAATGCGTATGTCCAAAGGCAGCAGGAGAGCACCGAAATCCCCTGAGCAGCGCAGGAAGATTTCTGAGGCTATATCCGCTAAATGGGCTGATCCT GAATATCGTGAACGGGTTTGCACCGCTCTAGCAAATTATCATGGCACACATGCTGCAGTAGAAAGAAAACACAGAAGAAAGGCAAATGGTGAAACCATAGTAAGAAAGAGTTACGTGAAGAAAAAAACTGTGCGTCGTGGAGGGGATGTTGAAGGAAATGCTGTTGTAGAGGTGGCAGCTATTAGAAAGGTGAATTCGCTGGCAGCTATTAGAAAGGTGAATGTGAATCCATCGTTCAAAGATCCAATGGCAAGTTCCAAGTTTGGCATGATACagagaataaaagaacaaagggAAGCATTGAAAACCAGAAGAAAGGAAGCAGCCGAGAGAGTGAG GTTTTTAGTTGCGGAAGCAGAGAGGGCTGCCAAAGCTCTTGAAGCGGCTTCCTCACGAAGCCATGTTGCACAAGCTTCACTTGTGGAGACCAGGAAGCTACTTGCTGAAGCAAAATGGTACACCAGAAGAATTGAAGATGGACTATTGCCAAATCAGAGTGGCATCGTTGAACCGGCATTGAATTTTAGTGGTTCCTTAGATTTTTCAGGAAGTAATttggaagaaagagaaaaagtactagaTTCAATCAGGAGACTACTAAATTCCAACAGCCAATCTTTACGGGAATTCAATGCGGGGGATCTTCTTTCTGGAAAGATCCAACAGCAGAATGTAAGCAATAAAGAGGAAGTTGGAGACCATGGCACAATTGCATCACAACCCACCAATGGGAGTGTAAAGTGGCATGAACCAAAAGCGGACGTCCATGAAGGCACCGATGCTTCCGCTAGTTGCAAAAATGGTGTACCATACAGGAAACATGAATCAGAAAGTGACGGTTCCGAATCAGTTGGTACCAAAACTAAGAAAAAGTGGGTTCGAGGGAGGCTTGTTGAAGTGCAGGAGTGA
- the LOC109715267 gene encoding uncharacterized protein LOC109715267 isoform X4, with translation MASSASWSSTRVCRSESLRCSLVKQNPQSMLWLVSINPRSSAPREKLRRIKISKANKGNIPWNKGRKHSAETIQKIRVRTKIAMQDPKVKAKLLKLGHPQSKETRTKIGTGVQEGWRRRRKRLSIQENCLYEWNNMIAEASRKGNAGEKELQCDSYDILDKQLMEEWLESVEKRKIMRMSKGSRRAPKSPEQRRKISEAISAKWADPEYRERVCTALANYHGTHAAVERKHRRKANGETIVRKSYVKKKTVRRGGDVEGNAVVEVAAIRKVNSLAAIRKVNVNPSFKDPMASSKFGMIQRIKEQREALKTRRKEAAERVRFLVAEAERAAKALEAASSRSHVAQASLVETRKLLAEAKWYTRRIEDGLLPNQSGIVEPALNFSGSLDFSGSNLEEREKVLDSIRRLLNSNSQSLREFNAGDLLSGKIQQQNVSNKEEVGDHGTIASQPTNGSVKWHEPKADVHEGTDASASCKNGVPYRKHESESDGSESVGTKTKKKWVRGRLVEVQE, from the exons ATGGCCTCTTCCGCTTCTTGGTCCTCGACGCGCGTTTGCCGAAGCGAGTCGCTCCGTTGCTCGCTCGTAAAACAGAATCCCCAGTCGATGCTGTGGTTGGTCTCGATCAACCCTCGAAGCA GTGCTCCAAG GGAGAAGTTAAGACGGATAAAGATTTCAAAAGCAAACAAGGGAAATATTCCATGGAACAAAGGCAGGAAACATAGCGCTG AAACAATTCAAAAGATCCGCGTAAGAACTAAAATAGCAATGCAGGACCCCAAG GTCAAAGCTAAGTTGCTGAAGCTGGGACATCCTCAGAG TAAGGAGACAAGGACAAAAATTGGCACAGGAGTGCAAGAGGGGTGGCGTCGACGTCGTAAGAGATTGTCGATTCAGGAGAATTGCTTATATGAATGGAATAACATGATTGCTGAAGCATCAAGGAAGGGGAATGCTGGTGAAAAGGAGTTACAGTGCGATTCATATGATATCTTGGACAAACAATTGATGGAGGAATGGCTGGAAAGCGTTGAGAAGAGGAAAATAATGCGTATGTCCAAAGGCAGCAGGAGAGCACCGAAATCCCCTGAGCAGCGCAGGAAGATTTCTGAGGCTATATCCGCTAAATGGGCTGATCCT GAATATCGTGAACGGGTTTGCACCGCTCTAGCAAATTATCATGGCACACATGCTGCAGTAGAAAGAAAACACAGAAGAAAGGCAAATGGTGAAACCATAGTAAGAAAGAGTTACGTGAAGAAAAAAACTGTGCGTCGTGGAGGGGATGTTGAAGGAAATGCTGTTGTAGAGGTGGCAGCTATTAGAAAGGTGAATTCGCTGGCAGCTATTAGAAAGGTGAATGTGAATCCATCGTTCAAAGATCCAATGGCAAGTTCCAAGTTTGGCATGATACagagaataaaagaacaaagggAAGCATTGAAAACCAGAAGAAAGGAAGCAGCCGAGAGAGTGAG GTTTTTAGTTGCGGAAGCAGAGAGGGCTGCCAAAGCTCTTGAAGCGGCTTCCTCACGAAGCCATGTTGCACAAGCTTCACTTGTGGAGACCAGGAAGCTACTTGCTGAAGCAAAATGGTACACCAGAAGAATTGAAGATGGACTATTGCCAAATCAGAGTGGCATCGTTGAACCGGCATTGAATTTTAGTGGTTCCTTAGATTTTTCAGGAAGTAATttggaagaaagagaaaaagtactagaTTCAATCAGGAGACTACTAAATTCCAACAGCCAATCTTTACGGGAATTCAATGCGGGGGATCTTCTTTCTGGAAAGATCCAACAGCAGAATGTAAGCAATAAAGAGGAAGTTGGAGACCATGGCACAATTGCATCACAACCCACCAATGGGAGTGTAAAGTGGCATGAACCAAAAGCGGACGTCCATGAAGGCACCGATGCTTCCGCTAGTTGCAAAAATGGTGTACCATACAGGAAACATGAATCAGAAAGTGACGGTTCCGAATCAGTTGGTACCAAAACTAAGAAAAAGTGGGTTCGAGGGAGGCTTGTTGAAGTGCAGGAGTGA
- the LOC109715267 gene encoding uncharacterized protein LOC109715267 isoform X1: MITNFLSSLLVIFFSLFYPMLLFVWFLLSSGKQHLHWKMLSNLLSFVPYCVGAPRFRFLSHNTTLNELSLAKKQNFCCPCKSYIEEGSSEEGYTPIMASNSSFPSWEDPNFHSSMLFGSDSNSMVHRPSAYDTPELDDREKLRRIKISKANKGNIPWNKGRKHSAETIQKIRVRTKIAMQDPKVKAKLLKLGHPQSKETRTKIGTGVQEGWRRRRKRLSIQENCLYEWNNMIAEASRKGNAGEKELQCDSYDILDKQLMEEWLESVEKRKIMRMSKGSRRAPKSPEQRRKISEAISAKWADPEYRERVCTALANYHGTHAAVERKHRRKANGETIVRKSYVKKKTVRRGGDVEGNAVVEVAAIRKVNSLAAIRKVNVNPSFKDPMASSKFGMIQRIKEQREALKTRRKEAAERVRFLVAEAERAAKALEAASSRSHVAQASLVETRKLLAEAKWYTRRIEDGLLPNQSGIVEPALNFSGSLDFSGSNLEEREKVLDSIRRLLNSNSQSLREFNAGDLLSGKIQQQNVSNKEEVGDHGTIASQPTNGSVKWHEPKADVHEGTDASASCKNGVPYRKHESESDGSESVGTKTKKKWVRGRLVEVQE; this comes from the exons ATGATTACTAATTTCCTAAGCTCTCTTTTAGtgattttcttctctcttttttatccTATGCTTCTTTTTGTGTGGTTTCTGCTATCCAGCGGTAAACAGCACCTTCATTGGAAAATGCTATCTAATCTATTATCTTTCGTGCCATATTGTGTAGGTGCTCCAAGGTTTCGTTTTTTATCACATAATACAACCTTAAATGAACTTTCCTTAGCAAAGAAGCAAAACTTTTGTTGTCCCTGCAAATCTTACATTGAAGAAGGGTCTTCCGAAGAAGGCTATACACCTATAATGGCATCAAACTCCTCATTTCCCAGTTGGGAAGATCCAAATTTTCATTCCAGTATGCTCTTTGGTTCTGATTCTAATTCTATGGTGCATCGACCTTCAGCTTATGACACCCCTGAACTTGATGATAGGGAGAAGTTAAGACGGATAAAGATTTCAAAAGCAAACAAGGGAAATATTCCATGGAACAAAGGCAGGAAACATAGCGCTG AAACAATTCAAAAGATCCGCGTAAGAACTAAAATAGCAATGCAGGACCCCAAG GTCAAAGCTAAGTTGCTGAAGCTGGGACATCCTCAGAG TAAGGAGACAAGGACAAAAATTGGCACAGGAGTGCAAGAGGGGTGGCGTCGACGTCGTAAGAGATTGTCGATTCAGGAGAATTGCTTATATGAATGGAATAACATGATTGCTGAAGCATCAAGGAAGGGGAATGCTGGTGAAAAGGAGTTACAGTGCGATTCATATGATATCTTGGACAAACAATTGATGGAGGAATGGCTGGAAAGCGTTGAGAAGAGGAAAATAATGCGTATGTCCAAAGGCAGCAGGAGAGCACCGAAATCCCCTGAGCAGCGCAGGAAGATTTCTGAGGCTATATCCGCTAAATGGGCTGATCCT GAATATCGTGAACGGGTTTGCACCGCTCTAGCAAATTATCATGGCACACATGCTGCAGTAGAAAGAAAACACAGAAGAAAGGCAAATGGTGAAACCATAGTAAGAAAGAGTTACGTGAAGAAAAAAACTGTGCGTCGTGGAGGGGATGTTGAAGGAAATGCTGTTGTAGAGGTGGCAGCTATTAGAAAGGTGAATTCGCTGGCAGCTATTAGAAAGGTGAATGTGAATCCATCGTTCAAAGATCCAATGGCAAGTTCCAAGTTTGGCATGATACagagaataaaagaacaaagggAAGCATTGAAAACCAGAAGAAAGGAAGCAGCCGAGAGAGTGAG GTTTTTAGTTGCGGAAGCAGAGAGGGCTGCCAAAGCTCTTGAAGCGGCTTCCTCACGAAGCCATGTTGCACAAGCTTCACTTGTGGAGACCAGGAAGCTACTTGCTGAAGCAAAATGGTACACCAGAAGAATTGAAGATGGACTATTGCCAAATCAGAGTGGCATCGTTGAACCGGCATTGAATTTTAGTGGTTCCTTAGATTTTTCAGGAAGTAATttggaagaaagagaaaaagtactagaTTCAATCAGGAGACTACTAAATTCCAACAGCCAATCTTTACGGGAATTCAATGCGGGGGATCTTCTTTCTGGAAAGATCCAACAGCAGAATGTAAGCAATAAAGAGGAAGTTGGAGACCATGGCACAATTGCATCACAACCCACCAATGGGAGTGTAAAGTGGCATGAACCAAAAGCGGACGTCCATGAAGGCACCGATGCTTCCGCTAGTTGCAAAAATGGTGTACCATACAGGAAACATGAATCAGAAAGTGACGGTTCCGAATCAGTTGGTACCAAAACTAAGAAAAAGTGGGTTCGAGGGAGGCTTGTTGAAGTGCAGGAGTGA
- the LOC109715267 gene encoding uncharacterized protein LOC109715267 isoform X5, with protein MASNSSFPSWEDPNFHSSMLFGSDSNSMVHRPSAYDTPELDDREKLRRIKISKANKGNIPWNKGRKHSAETIQKIRVRTKIAMQDPKVKAKLLKLGHPQSKETRTKIGTGVQEGWRRRRKRLSIQENCLYEWNNMIAEASRKGNAGEKELQCDSYDILDKQLMEEWLESVEKRKIMRMSKGSRRAPKSPEQRRKISEAISAKWADPEYRERVCTALANYHGTHAAVERKHRRKANGETIVRKSYVKKKTVRRGGDVEGNAVVEVAAIRKVNSLAAIRKVNVNPSFKDPMASSKFGMIQRIKEQREALKTRRKEAAERVRFLVAEAERAAKALEAASSRSHVAQASLVETRKLLAEAKWYTRRIEDGLLPNQSGIVEPALNFSGSLDFSGSNLEEREKVLDSIRRLLNSNSQSLREFNAGDLLSGKIQQQNVSNKEEVGDHGTIASQPTNGSVKWHEPKADVHEGTDASASCKNGVPYRKHESESDGSESVGTKTKKKWVRGRLVEVQE; from the exons ATGGCATCAAACTCCTCATTTCCCAGTTGGGAAGATCCAAATTTTCATTCCAGTATGCTCTTTGGTTCTGATTCTAATTCTATGGTGCATCGACCTTCAGCTTATGACACCCCTGAACTTGATGATAGGGAGAAGTTAAGACGGATAAAGATTTCAAAAGCAAACAAGGGAAATATTCCATGGAACAAAGGCAGGAAACATAGCGCTG AAACAATTCAAAAGATCCGCGTAAGAACTAAAATAGCAATGCAGGACCCCAAG GTCAAAGCTAAGTTGCTGAAGCTGGGACATCCTCAGAG TAAGGAGACAAGGACAAAAATTGGCACAGGAGTGCAAGAGGGGTGGCGTCGACGTCGTAAGAGATTGTCGATTCAGGAGAATTGCTTATATGAATGGAATAACATGATTGCTGAAGCATCAAGGAAGGGGAATGCTGGTGAAAAGGAGTTACAGTGCGATTCATATGATATCTTGGACAAACAATTGATGGAGGAATGGCTGGAAAGCGTTGAGAAGAGGAAAATAATGCGTATGTCCAAAGGCAGCAGGAGAGCACCGAAATCCCCTGAGCAGCGCAGGAAGATTTCTGAGGCTATATCCGCTAAATGGGCTGATCCT GAATATCGTGAACGGGTTTGCACCGCTCTAGCAAATTATCATGGCACACATGCTGCAGTAGAAAGAAAACACAGAAGAAAGGCAAATGGTGAAACCATAGTAAGAAAGAGTTACGTGAAGAAAAAAACTGTGCGTCGTGGAGGGGATGTTGAAGGAAATGCTGTTGTAGAGGTGGCAGCTATTAGAAAGGTGAATTCGCTGGCAGCTATTAGAAAGGTGAATGTGAATCCATCGTTCAAAGATCCAATGGCAAGTTCCAAGTTTGGCATGATACagagaataaaagaacaaagggAAGCATTGAAAACCAGAAGAAAGGAAGCAGCCGAGAGAGTGAG GTTTTTAGTTGCGGAAGCAGAGAGGGCTGCCAAAGCTCTTGAAGCGGCTTCCTCACGAAGCCATGTTGCACAAGCTTCACTTGTGGAGACCAGGAAGCTACTTGCTGAAGCAAAATGGTACACCAGAAGAATTGAAGATGGACTATTGCCAAATCAGAGTGGCATCGTTGAACCGGCATTGAATTTTAGTGGTTCCTTAGATTTTTCAGGAAGTAATttggaagaaagagaaaaagtactagaTTCAATCAGGAGACTACTAAATTCCAACAGCCAATCTTTACGGGAATTCAATGCGGGGGATCTTCTTTCTGGAAAGATCCAACAGCAGAATGTAAGCAATAAAGAGGAAGTTGGAGACCATGGCACAATTGCATCACAACCCACCAATGGGAGTGTAAAGTGGCATGAACCAAAAGCGGACGTCCATGAAGGCACCGATGCTTCCGCTAGTTGCAAAAATGGTGTACCATACAGGAAACATGAATCAGAAAGTGACGGTTCCGAATCAGTTGGTACCAAAACTAAGAAAAAGTGGGTTCGAGGGAGGCTTGTTGAAGTGCAGGAGTGA